The Hominilimicola fabiformis DNA window AGCGGCGGTAATATAACGGCACAAAATCCCGGTAAAGCGACATTGACGGCAATGTTGTACAGTCAAAAAAAGAGTGCAACCGCCACTTTGTCGGTAAGACAGCCTGTAACGGGTATATTTATGCCGACAAGCACAATAACGCTTTACACAGGCGGTGAGGGCAGACTTTTACAGACAGAAATATTCCCGAAAAACGCAACGAACCAAAACATAACATGGAAATCTAAAAATACAAAGATTGCACGTGTGGACGAAAACGGCAGAGTAAAGCCTGTCGGCGTCGGTATGACGGAGATAACGGCAACAACGGAGGACGGAGGCTTTGAGGCGAAGTGCTTTGTAAATGTCGTAAATTCATACGTTGACGTACAGACTTTATCCGTAAAAAATACTGACGCAATGACGATAAAAGTCGGCGACAGTGTTAACGCGATAGTAACCGTTTCACCGTCAAACGCACGAAACAAAACGCTTAAATGGTCGAGTGACGATACAAAGATAGCGACAGTAAGTCAAGCGGGCAGAATACGCGGTGTCAGCGTTGGTACGGCGAATATAACGGTTGAAACGACTAACGGAAAGAAACAGACGTTTACTGTCAACGTAACCGAATCGGACGCAAAAGACCCATTCAATTTGAATGATGAAGTTTCTGATTTGGATACGGAGGGAACTGTAACATACACGTCATATGACATATCATTCCCACAGATTATAAGAATACAGATGGGCTTGAACCCACCACCGAAAATTTGGAGAAACGGCGGAATGTCATATGCGACAGAGTCCGAAACAGCGGAATATATGAATCCGAACAGTTTCTATACGGACGCATATAAATATCAGTTCCTTGACCTTTCAAAGCCGAATAATGTCAGCGAAGAAACGCTTAATAATTATCTTGCCGATAAGGGTGTAATGAAAGGAATGGGAGCGGCATTCATTGAGGCGGCTAAAGAATATAACGTCAGCGAGGTTTACCTTGTTGCACATGCTTGCCTTGAGTCCGGAAACGGTACTTCACAGCTTGCAACAGGTGTTGAGGTCAACGGCACAACCGTTTATAACTTGTTCGGTATCGGTGCATATGACGCAAACCCTGTCGGAAACGGTTCACAGAGAGCATACAGTCAAGGCTGGACGAGTGTAGAGGCGGCTATTAAGGGCGGTGCAAAGTGG harbors:
- a CDS encoding Ig-like domain-containing protein → METKLTRNIQPNNKSPFSWLSKIFKGIKTGWDAVGGVFKKFWKLLCKSKKFSNFAYVKFPKFRKDIWEYAKAHRLKALISVAVGVAVLGVLLGVMIKNSVNSDYLQEGDDSVGYAMVLQNYYTFDHSDKTNVAIKLSWDDGAVDLNGGTAEAKIKAKVYPINLPDKKITWKSSDDNIAKIDSGGNITAQNPGKATLTAMLYSQKKSATATLSVRQPVTGIFMPTSTITLYTGGEGRLLQTEIFPKNATNQNITWKSKNTKIARVDENGRVKPVGVGMTEITATTEDGGFEAKCFVNVVNSYVDVQTLSVKNTDAMTIKVGDSVNAIVTVSPSNARNKTLKWSSDDTKIATVSQAGRIRGVSVGTANITVETTNGKKQTFTVNVTESDAKDPFNLNDEVSDLDTEGTVTYTSYDISFPQIIRIQMGLNPPPKIWRNGGMSYATESETAEYMNPNSFYTDAYKYQFLDLSKPNNVSEETLNNYLADKGVMKGMGAAFIEAAKEYNVSEVYLVAHACLESGNGTSQLATGVEVNGTTVYNLFGIGAYDANPVGNGSQRAYSQGWTSVEAAIKGGAKWISENYVNSSDGRQNTLYKMLWNPENPGTHQYATDIGWAVKQAVSIEKIFSSFTDATLSFDVPVYSGQIPPTVTMD